Proteins from a genomic interval of Quercus lobata isolate SW786 chromosome 11, ValleyOak3.0 Primary Assembly, whole genome shotgun sequence:
- the LOC115967879 gene encoding CDPK-related kinase 5-like isoform X1, with the protein MGACTSKPQKPNPYASRDDPNDQATPAHLPKSPPPPPPHNDAGAKKSPFFPFFSPSPSPAHYFKKSPAHTKPNSATSTPLRFFKRPFPPPSPAKHIRAVLLRRQGKKAVKSSSAAAAAIPEDEEEEEVVLDKRFGFSKEFTSRLEVGVEVGRGHFGYTCSATFKKGEHKGQQVAVKVIPKSKMTTAIAIEDVRREVKILRALTGHYNLVKFYDAFEDHENVYIVMELCEGGELLDKILSRGGKFSEDDAKAVMVQILNVVAFCHLQGVVHRDLKPENFLYTSKDENSKLKAIDFGLSDFVKPDDRLNDIVGSAYYVAPEVLHRSYSTEADVWSVGVIAYILLCGSRPFWARTESGIFRAVLKADPSFDEAPWPSLSSEAKDFVKRLLNKDPRKRMSAAQALSHPWIRNYNDVKVPLDILTFRLMRTYMRSSSLRKAALRALSKTLTVDELFYLKEQFAQLEPNKNNTITLENIRMALMKNATDAMKESRIPDFLSSLNALQYRRMDFEEFCAATLSVHQLEALDRWEQHARCAYELFEKDGNRAIVIEELASELGLGPSIPVHAVLNDWIRHTDGKLSFLGFVKLLHGVSSRILTKTQ; encoded by the exons ATGGGTGCTTGCACTTCCAAGCCACAAAAACCCAACCCCTACGCTTCCAGAGACGACCCAAATGACCAAGCCACCCCTGCCCATCTCCCAAAATCCCCACCACCGCCGCCGCCCCACAACGACGCCGGAGCCAAGAAATCTCCCTTCTTTCCCTTCTTCAGCCCGAGCCCAAGCCCGGCCCACTACTTCAAAAAGTCCCCGGCCCATACTAAGCCCAACAGCGCCACCTCCACGCCCTTACGTTTCTTCAAGCGGCCGTTTCCGCCGCCGTCTCCGGCGAAACACATAAGGGCGGTGCTGTTGAGGAGACAAGGGAAGAAGGCGGTGAAGTCGTCgtcggcggcggcggcggcgatTCCGGAagatgaggaagaggaagaggtggTGTTGGATAAAAGGTTTGGGTTTTCGAAAGAGTTCACGTCTAGATTGGAAGTTGGAGTAGAAGTGGGACGAGGGCATTTTGGGTATACTTGCTCGGCTACTTTCAAGAAGGGTGAGCACAAGGGTCAGCAAGTTGCTGTCAAAGTCATTCCTAAATCCAAG ATGACAACAGCGATTGCAATTGAGGATGTGAGAAGGGAGGTGAAAATATTGCGAGCCTTGACAGGACATTACAATCTAGTAAAATTCTACGATGCTTTTGAAGACCATGAAAACGTCTACATAGTAATGGA GTTATGTGAAGGAGGGGAGCTTCTAGACAAAATACTTTCAAg gggCGGGAAATTCTCAGAAGATGATGCAAAGGCTGTCATGGTACAGATACTGAATGTGGTTGCATTTTGTCATCTTCAGGGTGTGGTGCATCGAGATCTTAAACCAGAG AACTTCTTGTATACTTCTAAGGATGAGAACTCCAAGTTGAAAGCCATAGACTTTGGCTTATCGGATTTTGTCAAGCCAG ATGATAGGCTTAATGACATCGTGGGAAGTGCATATTACGTCGCCCCTGAAGTTCTACATAGATCTTACAGTACAGAGGCTGATGTATGGAGTGTAGGAGTAATAGCTTATATTCTATTATGTGGTAGTCGCCCATTTTGGGCTAGGACTGAATCTGGAATTTTTCGGGCAGTCTTGAAAGCTGATCCTAGTTTTGATGAAGCACCTTGGCCTTCTTTATCTTCAGAAGCAAAGGACTTTGTCAAGCGTCTACTAAATAAGGACCCACGAAAACGAATGTCAGCTGCTCAGGCACTAA GTCATCCTTGGATCCGAAATTATAATGATGTAAAAGTACCTCTCGATATTTTAACATTTAGACTCATGAGGACTTATATGCGATCATCATCGCTGCGTAAGGCTGCTTTGAGG GCGCTGTCTAAAACGTTGACTGTAGATGAACTTTTTTATCTGAAGGAGCAGTTTGCTCAATTGGagccaaacaaaaataacacCATAACCTTAGAGAATATTAGAATG GCCTTGATGAAAAATGCAACAGATGCAATGAAGGAGTCTCGCATCCCTGATTTTCTTTCATCG CTTAATGCACTTCAATACAGAAGAATGGATTTTGAAGAATTTTGTGCAGCTACATTAAGTGTGCATCAGCTGGAGGCACTTGATCGCTGGGAGCAACATGCCCGCTGTGCATATGAACTTTTCGAGAAGGATGGGAACAGGGCTATTGTTATTGAAGAACTTGCATCA GAGCTTGGCCTTGGCCCCTCTATTCCAGTTCATGCTGTTCTTAATGATTGGATAAGGCACACTGATGGGAAGTTAAGCTTTCTCGGCTTTGTGAAATTATTACATGGTGTATCTAGCCGAATCCTGACAAAGACACAGTGA
- the LOC115967879 gene encoding CDPK-related kinase 5-like isoform X2 encodes MGACTSKPQKPNPYASRDDPNDQATPAHLPKSPPPPPPHNDAGAKKSPFFPFFSPSPSPAHYFKKSPAHTKPNSATSTPLRFFKRPFPPPSPAKHIRAVLLRRQGKKAVKSSSAAAAAIPEDEEEEEVVLDKRFGFSKEFTSRLEVGVEVGRGHFGYTCSATFKKGEHKGQQVAVKVIPKSKMTTAIAIEDVRREVKILRALTGHYNLVKFYDAFEDHENVYIVMELCEGGELLDKILSRGGKFSEDDAKAVMVQILNVVAFCHLQGVVHRDLKPENFLYTSKDENSKLKAIDFGLSDFVKPDDRLNDIVGSAYYVAPEVLHRSYSTEADVWSVGVIAYILLCGSRPFWARTESGIFRAVLKADPSFDEAPWPSLSSEAKDFVKRLLNKDPRKRMSAAQALSHPWIRNYNDVKVPLDILTFRLMRTYMRSSSLRKAALRALSKTLTVDELFYLKEQFAQLEPNKNNTITLENIRMALMKNATDAMKESRIPDFLSSKNGF; translated from the exons ATGGGTGCTTGCACTTCCAAGCCACAAAAACCCAACCCCTACGCTTCCAGAGACGACCCAAATGACCAAGCCACCCCTGCCCATCTCCCAAAATCCCCACCACCGCCGCCGCCCCACAACGACGCCGGAGCCAAGAAATCTCCCTTCTTTCCCTTCTTCAGCCCGAGCCCAAGCCCGGCCCACTACTTCAAAAAGTCCCCGGCCCATACTAAGCCCAACAGCGCCACCTCCACGCCCTTACGTTTCTTCAAGCGGCCGTTTCCGCCGCCGTCTCCGGCGAAACACATAAGGGCGGTGCTGTTGAGGAGACAAGGGAAGAAGGCGGTGAAGTCGTCgtcggcggcggcggcggcgatTCCGGAagatgaggaagaggaagaggtggTGTTGGATAAAAGGTTTGGGTTTTCGAAAGAGTTCACGTCTAGATTGGAAGTTGGAGTAGAAGTGGGACGAGGGCATTTTGGGTATACTTGCTCGGCTACTTTCAAGAAGGGTGAGCACAAGGGTCAGCAAGTTGCTGTCAAAGTCATTCCTAAATCCAAG ATGACAACAGCGATTGCAATTGAGGATGTGAGAAGGGAGGTGAAAATATTGCGAGCCTTGACAGGACATTACAATCTAGTAAAATTCTACGATGCTTTTGAAGACCATGAAAACGTCTACATAGTAATGGA GTTATGTGAAGGAGGGGAGCTTCTAGACAAAATACTTTCAAg gggCGGGAAATTCTCAGAAGATGATGCAAAGGCTGTCATGGTACAGATACTGAATGTGGTTGCATTTTGTCATCTTCAGGGTGTGGTGCATCGAGATCTTAAACCAGAG AACTTCTTGTATACTTCTAAGGATGAGAACTCCAAGTTGAAAGCCATAGACTTTGGCTTATCGGATTTTGTCAAGCCAG ATGATAGGCTTAATGACATCGTGGGAAGTGCATATTACGTCGCCCCTGAAGTTCTACATAGATCTTACAGTACAGAGGCTGATGTATGGAGTGTAGGAGTAATAGCTTATATTCTATTATGTGGTAGTCGCCCATTTTGGGCTAGGACTGAATCTGGAATTTTTCGGGCAGTCTTGAAAGCTGATCCTAGTTTTGATGAAGCACCTTGGCCTTCTTTATCTTCAGAAGCAAAGGACTTTGTCAAGCGTCTACTAAATAAGGACCCACGAAAACGAATGTCAGCTGCTCAGGCACTAA GTCATCCTTGGATCCGAAATTATAATGATGTAAAAGTACCTCTCGATATTTTAACATTTAGACTCATGAGGACTTATATGCGATCATCATCGCTGCGTAAGGCTGCTTTGAGG GCGCTGTCTAAAACGTTGACTGTAGATGAACTTTTTTATCTGAAGGAGCAGTTTGCTCAATTGGagccaaacaaaaataacacCATAACCTTAGAGAATATTAGAATG GCCTTGATGAAAAATGCAACAGATGCAATGAAGGAGTCTCGCATCCCTGATTTTCTTTCATCG AAGAATGGATTTTGA